One Myxococcus stipitatus genomic window, GTGTCCGTTGAGCCGGACCTTGTTTGCCGGGTCCTCCAGGCTCATCCCAGCCTTCGCGAAGACCTCCTCGCACCTCGGCGTCCAAGGCCCCCCGGTCGTGTCGGCAATGGGGTTCTTGTTCGTGCAGATGTGGTGAACGGGCCCCGCCTCATCGCCAGGGAACCGCCCTTCCCCGTACATCGCCAGGGCCGCAACAGCTCCGGGCGCCAACGCCACGTTCAGCACACCGACAGCGGGGAGCGCGATGGACGTGACGCCACCGCCCATCGCCGCTCCGAGCTGGAACCCCGCTTCAGCCTCGGCGCGTACAGCCGCCTGGGCGAAGGCAGGAAGCTTCGGCCCCTGGGCCGCCATCGCCCCCTTGCCGCCGAGCGCCATCGTGACGAGCAGCACCAGGACGCGCGTGCCGTTCGTCCCCAGCACCTTTCCGAAGCGGTGGCCGATGTCCTGTAGCTCGATGACGCTCATCGCCGTCCCCGCAGCATCCCACAGTTGGACGAAGCCACGCCCGATCTCCCAGACCGGCACGACACCGAGGTAGGCCACCATCGCCGCCGTCAGCACCACGGCGATGCCCTTCGTGATGGGCTCGGGAAGAGTCATGGTGAGGAACACCGCCAGCGCCGCCGAGGTCACCATGGCCTTGAGCGCCGCTGGGTTCAGCATCTTGCCGACCTCGGCCTCGACACTCTCCCACACCGTGTCGAGCGCGAAGGACAGCGCCATCAACGTCCGGTCCTTGCGCGAGAACGTCAGTCCCGTCCCGCCCATCAGGGTCAAGCAGTCGTCGGCATCGGGGCAGATGCGCGCGGACAACGACTCGGGCGAGCTCCCCGAGCCTGAATCCGCGATCCCCTTCGAGGAGGCGAGCAGCGTCTTGGACCGCACCCACCCTCGTGCATCCGCCTCTTCCGCTTCCCGGAAAGCAACGTCCATCCGCAAGTCGAGGATGAGTCGAGTGAGGGCCGACTTGAACTCCCCTTCACTGACTTCAACTGGGTCGACGTTGACCGACTCGTGGACGACGCGTCGCCCATCTCCGACATCCAGATGGACCACGCGGGCCGTGGCACACCCGGTCGCCCAAAGGCTCACAAGCATCAACACGATGAACCGCATGCAGTCCCCCACCAATACCTCCCAGAAATCGAGGTATCCGGCATATTGGCTTTGGGGTCTGACGACCTCGACGACGTCCCGTGGAGGCGGGTCGAGTCCAATGAGTGGCGCAGGCGGCAAGGAAAGACGAACAGGAAGGCGGAGGAACGCAGCGGCGCCCACAAGC contains:
- a CDS encoding AHH domain-containing protein, whose product is MRFIVLMLVSLWATGCATARVVHLDVGDGRRVVHESVNVDPVEVSEGEFKSALTRLILDLRMDVAFREAEEADARGWVRSKTLLASSKGIADSGSGSSPESLSARICPDADDCLTLMGGTGLTFSRKDRTLMALSFALDTVWESVEAEVGKMLNPAALKAMVTSAALAVFLTMTLPEPITKGIAVVLTAAMVAYLGVVPVWEIGRGFVQLWDAAGTAMSVIELQDIGHRFGKVLGTNGTRVLVLLVTMALGGKGAMAAQGPKLPAFAQAAVRAEAEAGFQLGAAMGGGVTSIALPAVGVLNVALAPGAVAALAMYGEGRFPGDEAGPVHHICTNKNPIADTTGGPWTPRCEEVFAKAGMSLEDPANKVRLNGHDGPHPEFYHNEVLLRLNRSVARCRTTESCRANLMKELAKIADELLTPGSELRSFIVK